In the genome of Lycium ferocissimum isolate CSIRO_LF1 unplaced genomic scaffold, AGI_CSIRO_Lferr_CH_V1 ctg51, whole genome shotgun sequence, one region contains:
- the LOC132044670 gene encoding CBL-interacting serine/threonine-protein kinase 7-like, whose protein sequence is MDPKCTQPPSSTAKIRRTTSSNGSGTGTIILGKYKLGRLLGRGSFAKVYHGLCLDDNTNIAIKVIDKKTTITDASMEPRIIREISAMCRLNHQNIIQLIEVMATKTKIYLVMELATGGDLHTKLNRRGRFSDSTARFYFHQLVSALHFCHQNGVTHRDMKPQNILLDENNNLKISDFGLSALPEQQKNGLLHTACGTPAYTAPEVAYRKGYDGKKADSWSCGVILFAFLSGSLPFDDGNIPDMYRAMHRRVFQFPDWVSKPARNVINKLLDPNPNTRLSIEQLMKLSWFKKSATKMGHSSHHQVQVGECLFEKDCRTLGRVNAFDIISMSSGLDLTGLFEIGLSKKEMKFTTSARIGDVEEKLMKIGENGGYKVERGKGRGIGLVKGRVVLMVEILEVAMELLLVEIKVINGGLEFEDYQWEELKFGMKDIVVSWYNDGS, encoded by the coding sequence ATGGACCCGAAATGCACCCAACCACCCTCCTCCACCGCGAAAATAAGACGAACCACTAGCTCCAACGGTAGTGGAACCGGAACCATAATTCTTGGCAAGTACAAACTTGGCCGTCTTTTAGGCCGTGGTAGCTTCGCTAAAGTCTACCACGGCCTCTGTTTAGACGACAACACCAATATCGCGATCAAAGTTATTGACAAGAAAACCACCATTACGGATGCCTCAATGGAGCCACGTATCATACGTGAAATATCCGCTATGTGTCGTCTCAATCATCAGAACATTATCCAATTGATCGAAGTAATGGCtacaaaaaccaaaatatacCTCGTGATGGAGCTCGCCACTGGTGGCGATCTCCACACCAAGTTAAACCGTAGAGGGCGGTTTTCTGATTCAACCGCGCGTTTTTACTTCCACCAATTAGTCTCTGCACTCCATTTTTGCCATCAAAATGGCGTTACTCATCGCGATATGAAACCACAAAACATTCTTCTTGACGAAAACAACAACCTTAAAATCTCAGATTTCGGTCTCTCTGCCTTGCCTGAACAACAAAAGAACGGCCTACTTCATACAGCTTGTGGTACACCAGCTTATACTGCTCCTGAAGTAGCATACAGAAAAGGGTATGATGGTAAAAAGGCTGATTCTTGGTCTTGTGGAGTAATCTTATTTGCATTTCTCTCTGGATCACTTCCTTTTGATGATGGAAATATACCAGACATGTACCGCGCAATGCACCGTCGCGTATTTCAGTTTCCTGATTGGGTTTCAAAACCAGCTCGGAATGTAATAAACAAGCTGCTTGATCCTAACCCGAATACTAGATTAAGCATAGAGCAACTAATGAAGCTTTCTTGGTTCAAGAAATCCGCGACGAAAATGGGACATTCGAGTCATCATCAGGTGCAAGTAGGTGAATGTTTATTTGAAAAAGATTGTAGAACATTGGGCAGAGTAAATGCGTTTGACATAATATCAATGTCATCGGGGTTGGATTTAACAGGGTTGTTTGAAATTGGATTGAGTAAGAAAGAGATGAAGTTTACGACGAGTGCTCGAATTGGTGATGTTGAAGAGAAGTTGatgaaaattggagaaaatggaGGGTATAAAGTGGAAAGAGGGAAAGGTAGGGGTATTGGATTGGTTAAAGGAAGAGTAGTTTTAATGGTGGAGATTTTGGAGGTGGCAATGGAGTTGTTGTTAGTGGAGATTAAGGTTATTAATGGAGGATTAGAATTTGAGGATTATCAATGGGAAGAGTTGAAATTTGGGATGAAAGATATTGTAGTTTCATGGTACAATGATGGGTCTTGA